In a single window of the Thermus amyloliquefaciens genome:
- the nusA gene encoding transcription termination factor NusA encodes MNREFIDAMQHLALERGVTTEEVLEAFKEALRKAYIKRQKGYRKEEIEAGKGPEVDVYIDPQTGRIEMVEVRRVVEKVEDPDKEIALSEALQYDPEVQVGDEMEFPIDPEGLSRMAIQDLRQILTQRLKESERNRIYNEYKDKEGQVLTGVVARVDNRGNVFVELGRGEAYLPKSEQIPTERYYPGQRLKVYLKKVDRSAKGPSLIVSRAHEKLLEHLLKQEVPEIAEGIVEIKAIAREPGRRSKVAVMTHNPNVDPIGACIGHKGQRIQAVSAELGREKVDIILWAKDPKEFIRNALSPAQVGSIELEPEGQKARVKVTKDQHSLAIGTGGQNVRLASKLTGYEIHFEEAEISDLDEAIRKAAQEEAETTSRAKEEFEKLFRNLSE; translated from the coding sequence ATGAACCGGGAATTCATAGACGCCATGCAGCATCTGGCCTTGGAGCGGGGGGTTACCACCGAGGAGGTCCTCGAGGCCTTCAAGGAAGCCTTGCGCAAGGCCTACATCAAGCGGCAGAAGGGTTACCGCAAGGAGGAGATCGAGGCGGGCAAGGGCCCGGAGGTGGACGTGTACATCGATCCCCAGACCGGGCGCATCGAGATGGTGGAGGTCCGCCGCGTGGTGGAGAAGGTGGAGGACCCCGATAAGGAGATCGCCCTCTCCGAGGCCCTCCAGTACGACCCCGAGGTCCAGGTGGGGGACGAGATGGAGTTCCCCATCGACCCCGAGGGCCTCTCCCGCATGGCCATCCAGGACCTGCGGCAGATCCTCACCCAGCGCCTCAAGGAGTCCGAGCGCAACCGCATCTACAACGAGTACAAGGACAAGGAGGGCCAGGTCCTCACGGGGGTGGTGGCCCGGGTGGACAACCGGGGCAACGTCTTCGTGGAGCTGGGCCGGGGAGAGGCCTACCTCCCCAAGAGCGAGCAGATCCCCACCGAGCGCTACTACCCCGGCCAGCGCCTCAAGGTGTACCTGAAAAAGGTGGACCGCTCCGCCAAAGGCCCCTCCCTGATCGTGAGCCGGGCCCATGAGAAGCTGCTGGAACACCTCTTGAAGCAGGAGGTCCCCGAGATCGCCGAGGGCATCGTGGAGATCAAGGCCATCGCCCGCGAACCCGGCCGCCGCAGCAAGGTGGCGGTGATGACCCACAACCCCAACGTGGACCCCATCGGGGCCTGCATCGGCCACAAGGGGCAACGCATCCAGGCGGTTTCCGCCGAGCTGGGCCGGGAAAAGGTGGACATCATCCTCTGGGCCAAGGACCCCAAGGAGTTCATAAGGAACGCCCTCTCCCCCGCCCAGGTGGGCTCCATTGAGCTGGAGCCGGAGGGGCAGAAGGCCCGGGTCAAGGTGACCAAGGACCAGCACTCCCTGGCCATCGGCACCGGGGGGCAGAACGTCCGCCTGGCCTCCAAGCTCACGGGGTACGAGATCCACTTTGAGGAGGCGGAGATCTCCGACCTGGACGAGGCCATCCGCAAGGCCGCCCAGGAGGAAGCCGAAACCACCAGCCGGGCCAAGGAGGAGTTTGAGAAACTCTTCCGCAATCTTTCCGAGTAA
- a CDS encoding YlxR family protein: MAQHLPIRMCVACRRRRPKGELLRILIMPEGFRLDPTGKLPGRGAYVCPDNPECWTEKKLRRFAGGRAKALSEALIALLGGTDGQNTHLPAG; this comes from the coding sequence ATGGCGCAACACCTCCCCATCCGCATGTGCGTGGCCTGCCGCAGGAGGCGGCCCAAGGGGGAGCTTTTGCGGATCCTAATCATGCCGGAGGGGTTTCGCCTGGATCCCACGGGGAAGCTGCCGGGCAGGGGGGCCTATGTCTGCCCCGACAACCCCGAGTGCTGGACGGAAAAGAAACTCAGGCGCTTTGCCGGGGGCCGGGCGAAGGCCTTATCGGAAGCGCTCATCGCCCTTTTAGGAGGTACGGATGGCCAAAATACGCATCTACCAGCTGGCTAA
- a CDS encoding bifunctional 3,4-dihydroxy-2-butanone-4-phosphate synthase/GTP cyclohydrolase II, whose translation MEGLASVQELMEELRQGRPVILVDDEDRENEGDLIMAAEHVTPEWVNFMLKECRGLLCVALTEERAKALDLPLMVEKNQDPQGTRFTVSVDARGTTTGISAFERAATVRLLADPEATAQDFRRPGHVFPLVARPGGVLRRAGHTEATVDLLRLAGLTPVGSLIEILKEDGTMARLPDLLDFARKRGLKVGTIADLIRYRLEKGDLYVKREAEALLPTRFGEFRILGYRDSLTGEEHAALVMGHWDPEEPILVRMHSECLTGDALHSLRCDCGFQRDLALERIAQEGKGVLVYLRQEGRGIGLVNKIRAYHLQDQGLDTVEANLALGFPPDLRDYGVGAQILYDLGVRKMRLLTNNPRKVKALSGFGIEIVERIPLRAGDNPHNERYLQAKKEKLGHWMD comes from the coding sequence ATGGAGGGTTTGGCCAGCGTTCAGGAACTCATGGAGGAACTCCGCCAAGGCCGCCCGGTGATCCTGGTGGACGACGAGGACCGGGAAAACGAGGGCGACCTGATCATGGCGGCGGAGCACGTGACCCCGGAGTGGGTGAACTTCATGCTCAAGGAGTGCCGGGGCCTCCTTTGCGTGGCCTTGACGGAGGAGCGGGCCAAGGCCCTGGACCTTCCCCTCATGGTGGAGAAAAACCAGGATCCCCAGGGGACCCGCTTCACCGTGAGCGTGGATGCCCGGGGAACCACCACGGGGATTTCCGCCTTTGAGCGGGCGGCCACGGTTAGGCTCCTGGCTGACCCCGAGGCCACGGCCCAGGACTTCCGCCGTCCCGGGCACGTCTTTCCCCTGGTGGCCCGGCCGGGGGGGGTTCTGCGGCGGGCCGGGCATACCGAGGCCACGGTGGACCTCCTGCGCCTGGCGGGGCTCACCCCGGTGGGGAGCCTCATCGAGATCCTCAAGGAGGACGGCACCATGGCCCGCCTGCCGGACCTTTTGGACTTTGCCCGGAAGCGGGGCCTCAAGGTGGGTACCATCGCCGACCTGATCCGCTACCGCCTGGAGAAGGGGGACCTTTACGTGAAACGGGAGGCGGAGGCCCTTTTGCCCACCCGGTTTGGCGAGTTCCGCATCCTGGGCTACCGGGATAGCCTTACCGGGGAGGAGCACGCCGCCTTGGTCATGGGCCACTGGGACCCTGAGGAGCCCATTTTGGTGCGCATGCACTCCGAGTGCCTCACCGGGGACGCCCTGCACTCCTTAAGGTGCGACTGCGGCTTCCAACGGGACCTGGCCCTGGAGCGCATCGCCCAGGAGGGGAAAGGGGTTCTGGTCTACCTGAGGCAGGAGGGGCGGGGTATCGGCCTCGTCAACAAGATCCGGGCCTACCACCTGCAGGACCAGGGCCTGGACACGGTGGAGGCCAACCTGGCCTTGGGTTTTCCCCCGGACCTAAGGGACTACGGGGTGGGGGCCCAGATCCTCTACGACCTGGGGGTGCGGAAGATGCGCCTTCTCACCAACAACCCGCGCAAGGTGAAGGCCCTTTCCGGCTTCGGCATTGAGATCGTGGAGCGCATCCCCTTGCGGGCAGGGGATAACCCCCATAACGAGCGCTACCTCCAGGCCAAGAAGGAGAAGCTGGGCCACTGGATGGACTGA
- the rimP gene encoding ribosome maturation factor RimP codes for MDLWRLVEEAVEPLGLEVLEVREAPGEVLVRLERKDERPIRVADLEQASRAIEAVLDREDPIPGSYRLLVESPGPKRPLFTRRHFERFQGLKAKVPGPEGFTGRILRVEGDEVVFQVGQEEKRLRIGTFRANLAEWPEEPR; via the coding sequence GTGGACCTTTGGCGGTTGGTGGAGGAAGCGGTAGAGCCCTTGGGCCTCGAGGTCCTGGAGGTGAGGGAAGCCCCCGGGGAGGTCCTGGTCCGCCTGGAGCGGAAGGACGAGAGGCCCATCCGCGTGGCCGACCTGGAACAGGCCAGCCGGGCCATCGAGGCCGTCTTGGACCGGGAAGACCCCATCCCGGGAAGCTACCGCCTTTTGGTGGAGTCCCCCGGCCCCAAGCGCCCCCTTTTCACCCGCCGGCACTTTGAGCGCTTCCAAGGCCTCAAGGCCAAGGTGCCGGGGCCCGAGGGCTTCACGGGGCGGATCCTGCGGGTGGAAGGGGACGAGGTGGTCTTCCAGGTAGGCCAGGAGGAAAAGCGCCTGAGGATCGGCACCTTCCGCGCCAACCTCGCCGAGTGGCCCGAGGAGCCAAGATAA
- the infB gene encoding translation initiation factor IF-2: MAKIRIYQLAKELGMTNEELLELLDQMGVPYKSHASTLSEEDAEAVRELVKEQRGLQEKLEEEKRRKALPRRPPVVVIMGHVDHGKTTLLDYLRKSRMAEKEAGGITQHVGAFEVKTPQGTVVFIDTPGHEAFTTIRQRGAKVADIAVIVIAADDGIMPQTDEAIAHAKAAGARIIFALNKMDLPQANPDRVKRQLMERGFVPEEYGGEAIVVPISAKTGQGVQDLLEMILLIAELEDYRADPNAEPRGVILESRLDKQAGIIANMLVQEGTFRVGDYVVAGEVYGRIRAMMDADGNQRKEAGPGSAVQVLGFQELPHAGDVVEWVPDLEAAKEITEERKEERRAREEAERERRPKTMADLLRALQEEGKKEVNLILRADTQGSLEAIQHILAKESTEEVKINVLLAQVGAPTESDVLLAQTAGAAILAFGVNPPGSVKKAAEQKGVLLKTFRIIYDLIDEVRAMVKGQKEPVFKEEVLGRAEVRAIFRLPGGKQVAGCMVTQGKVVRGAEVRVLRRGEEIWKGKMASLKRFKEDVREVAQGYECGIGLEGFDSFQEGDVIEVFQVVEVPA, translated from the coding sequence ATGGCCAAAATACGCATCTACCAGCTGGCTAAAGAGCTGGGCATGACCAACGAGGAGCTTCTGGAACTCCTGGACCAGATGGGGGTTCCCTACAAGTCCCACGCCTCCACCCTTTCCGAGGAGGATGCGGAGGCGGTGCGGGAGCTGGTCAAGGAGCAACGGGGCCTGCAGGAAAAACTGGAGGAGGAAAAGCGCAGGAAAGCCCTCCCCAGAAGGCCTCCCGTGGTGGTCATCATGGGCCACGTGGACCACGGGAAGACCACCCTGCTGGACTATTTGCGAAAAAGCCGCATGGCCGAAAAGGAAGCCGGGGGGATCACCCAGCACGTGGGCGCCTTTGAGGTGAAAACCCCCCAGGGCACCGTGGTCTTCATCGACACCCCGGGGCACGAGGCCTTCACCACCATCCGGCAGCGGGGGGCCAAGGTGGCGGACATCGCCGTCATCGTCATCGCCGCCGACGACGGGATCATGCCCCAGACGGACGAGGCCATCGCCCACGCCAAGGCCGCCGGGGCCAGGATCATCTTCGCCCTGAACAAGATGGACCTGCCCCAGGCCAACCCCGACCGGGTCAAGCGGCAGCTGATGGAGCGGGGTTTCGTGCCCGAGGAGTACGGCGGGGAGGCCATCGTGGTGCCCATCAGCGCCAAGACCGGCCAGGGGGTCCAGGACCTCTTGGAGATGATCCTCCTCATCGCCGAGCTGGAGGACTACCGGGCCGACCCGAACGCCGAACCCAGGGGGGTTATCCTCGAGTCCCGGCTGGACAAGCAGGCGGGGATCATCGCCAACATGCTGGTCCAGGAGGGCACCTTCCGGGTGGGGGATTACGTGGTGGCCGGCGAAGTGTACGGCCGCATCCGGGCCATGATGGACGCCGACGGCAACCAGCGCAAGGAGGCGGGCCCGGGGAGCGCCGTGCAGGTTTTGGGCTTCCAGGAGCTTCCCCATGCGGGGGATGTGGTGGAGTGGGTGCCGGACCTCGAGGCGGCCAAAGAGATCACTGAGGAGCGCAAGGAGGAGCGAAGGGCCCGGGAGGAAGCGGAGCGGGAGCGCCGCCCCAAGACCATGGCGGACCTCCTGCGCGCCCTCCAGGAGGAGGGGAAGAAGGAGGTGAACCTGATCCTGCGGGCGGATACCCAGGGCTCCCTGGAGGCCATCCAGCACATCCTGGCCAAGGAAAGCACCGAGGAGGTGAAGATCAACGTCCTCCTGGCCCAGGTGGGGGCCCCTACCGAGTCCGATGTCCTCCTGGCGCAGACGGCGGGCGCCGCCATCCTGGCCTTCGGGGTGAACCCCCCGGGCTCGGTGAAAAAGGCAGCGGAGCAGAAGGGGGTGCTCCTCAAGACCTTCCGCATCATCTACGACCTCATCGACGAGGTGCGGGCCATGGTCAAGGGGCAGAAGGAGCCCGTATTCAAGGAGGAGGTTCTGGGCCGGGCCGAGGTTCGGGCCATCTTCCGCCTGCCCGGGGGCAAACAGGTGGCGGGATGCATGGTCACCCAGGGCAAGGTGGTGCGGGGCGCCGAGGTAAGGGTTTTGCGCCGGGGCGAGGAGATCTGGAAGGGCAAGATGGCCAGCCTCAAGCGCTTCAAGGAGGACGTGCGGGAGGTGGCCCAGGGTTACGAGTGCGGCATCGGCCTGGAGGGGTTTGACAGCTTCCAGGAAGGAGATGTCATCGAGGTGTTCCAGGTGGTGGAGGTGCCGGCGTAG
- the ribD gene encoding bifunctional diaminohydroxyphosphoribosylaminopyrimidine deaminase/5-amino-6-(5-phosphoribosylamino)uracil reductase RibD, with product MRELDERFLRRALQLAERARGHTHPNPLVGAVLVREGRIVGEGYHPKAGEPHAEVFALRQAGPLAQGATAYVSLEPCNHFGRTPPCSLALLQAGVARVVVAARDTHPLAQGGLERLRAAGVAVEAGLLEREAREQNEVFFHAHKAGRPFVLLKSALTLDGKVAALSGDARWVSSEESRRVAQAYRQGLPAVMVGVGTVLRDDPWLTVREPDFRPFPLMLEPPPLRDPVKVVLDTEARTPPHARLFQPGPRGEPARVYVLVGQGAPGERLRALEAAGARVVELPREGGRVSLEGALAFLLEEGLDGVLLEGGPRLAGAFWQRGWVDKLALFLAPKLLGEGRGLMEGFAPERMAEAKGLRLARKEWIGEDLWLEAYPEG from the coding sequence TTGCGAGAGCTGGACGAACGGTTCCTGCGGAGGGCGCTACAGCTGGCCGAGAGGGCTCGAGGCCACACCCACCCCAACCCCCTGGTGGGGGCGGTGCTGGTGCGGGAGGGCCGCATCGTGGGGGAGGGGTACCACCCCAAGGCCGGGGAGCCCCATGCCGAGGTCTTTGCCCTCCGTCAGGCTGGGCCCTTGGCCCAAGGGGCCACCGCCTACGTATCCCTGGAGCCCTGCAACCACTTTGGCCGCACCCCCCCTTGCTCCTTGGCCCTTCTGCAGGCGGGGGTGGCCCGGGTGGTGGTGGCGGCCCGGGATACGCATCCCTTGGCCCAAGGAGGCCTGGAGCGGCTTAGGGCCGCGGGGGTGGCGGTGGAGGCCGGGCTTTTGGAGCGGGAGGCCCGGGAGCAGAACGAGGTCTTCTTCCACGCCCACAAGGCCGGCCGGCCCTTCGTCCTCCTCAAGTCCGCCCTCACCCTGGACGGCAAGGTGGCGGCGCTTTCTGGCGATGCCCGCTGGGTTTCCTCGGAGGAAAGCCGCCGGGTGGCCCAGGCCTACCGCCAGGGGCTTCCCGCGGTGATGGTGGGGGTGGGGACGGTGCTAAGGGACGATCCTTGGCTCACCGTGCGGGAGCCCGACTTCAGGCCCTTTCCCCTCATGCTGGAGCCCCCGCCCCTCCGGGACCCGGTGAAGGTGGTCCTGGACACGGAAGCCCGCACCCCGCCCCATGCCCGCCTCTTCCAGCCGGGGCCCCGGGGGGAGCCCGCCCGGGTTTACGTGCTGGTGGGCCAAGGGGCGCCCGGGGAGCGGCTTAGGGCCCTGGAGGCCGCGGGGGCCAGGGTGGTGGAGCTTCCCCGGGAGGGGGGGAGGGTGAGCCTCGAGGGGGCCCTGGCCTTTTTGCTGGAGGAGGGCCTGGACGGGGTGCTCTTGGAGGGGGGGCCGAGGCTGGCTGGGGCCTTTTGGCAAAGGGGTTGGGTGGACAAGCTGGCCCTTTTCCTGGCCCCCAAGCTCTTGGGGGAGGGAAGGGGGCTGATGGAGGGGTTTGCCCCCGAGCGCATGGCCGAGGCCAAGGGGCTTAGGCTGGCGCGCAAGGAGTGGATAGGGGAAGACCTTTGGCTGGAGGCTTATCCGGAGGGCTGA
- a CDS encoding riboflavin synthase, which produces MFTGLVEETGEIVEVREGPFLRVRIAAQEVLSDLKVGDSVAVDGVCLTAVAVDGEGFWVELAQETLRRTAPTWRPGHRPNLERALKVGDRLGGHFVTGHVDGVAEVVAIREAPGAVDYHFRPPRELSRYIAEKGSVALNGVSLTVAGLEGEAFFVTLIPHTLRVTNLGGLRVGDGVNLEVDLIARYLERLMKGE; this is translated from the coding sequence ATGTTCACGGGACTGGTGGAGGAAACCGGCGAGATCGTGGAGGTCAGGGAAGGCCCGTTCCTTAGGGTCAGGATCGCCGCCCAGGAGGTGCTTTCGGACCTTAAGGTGGGGGATTCCGTGGCGGTGGACGGGGTCTGCCTCACCGCGGTGGCGGTGGACGGGGAGGGCTTCTGGGTGGAGCTGGCCCAGGAGACCCTGCGCCGCACCGCCCCCACCTGGCGCCCTGGGCACCGGCCCAACCTGGAAAGGGCCCTTAAGGTGGGGGACCGGCTTGGGGGGCATTTCGTCACCGGGCATGTGGACGGGGTGGCGGAGGTGGTGGCCATCCGGGAGGCCCCGGGGGCCGTGGACTACCACTTCCGACCCCCGCGGGAACTCTCCCGCTACATCGCGGAGAAGGGGAGCGTGGCCCTAAACGGGGTTTCCCTCACGGTGGCGGGGCTAGAGGGGGAGGCCTTTTTTGTCACCCTCATCCCCCACACCCTGCGGGTCACCAACCTGGGGGGCCTGAGGGTGGGGGATGGGGTGAACCTGGAGGTGGACCTCATCGCCCGTTACCTGGAACGGCTCATGAAGGGGGAATGA